In one Sphingomonas sp. AP4-R1 genomic region, the following are encoded:
- a CDS encoding glutathione S-transferase family protein — MSATLTISSKNYSSWSLRGWLLCKLAGLEVTEEVVPVDADSRAELLLLSPSVRVPRLTHDGVSVWDTLAIAGYLNEVFPEAGMYPADPKARAHCRSITGEIHSGFFNLRSALPMNLHSQFKTFKIFSGAKPDIERIEDIWGDCLARYGGPFLFGKKPTIADAMFAPVATRFVTYDVPLGEAAAAYRDTIMGWEPMKEWIAAAKAEPVEMQELEVEF, encoded by the coding sequence ATGAGCGCGACGCTGACGATCTCGAGCAAAAATTATTCGTCCTGGTCGCTGCGCGGCTGGCTTCTGTGCAAATTGGCGGGGCTGGAGGTGACCGAGGAGGTCGTTCCGGTCGATGCCGATTCGCGCGCGGAACTGCTGCTGCTGTCGCCGTCGGTGCGCGTGCCCCGGCTCACGCATGACGGGGTGAGCGTCTGGGATACGCTGGCGATCGCCGGCTATCTGAACGAGGTGTTCCCGGAGGCCGGCATGTATCCGGCCGATCCCAAGGCGCGCGCGCATTGCCGATCGATCACCGGCGAGATCCATTCGGGCTTCTTCAATCTGCGCTCGGCTTTGCCGATGAACCTGCATTCGCAGTTCAAGACCTTCAAGATCTTCTCGGGCGCCAAGCCGGATATCGAGCGGATCGAGGATATCTGGGGCGATTGCCTCGCCCGCTATGGCGGCCCCTTCCTGTTCGGCAAAAAGCCGACGATCGCGGACGCGATGTTCGCGCCCGTCGCCACGCGCTTCGTCACCTATGACGTGCCGCTGGGCGAGGCGGCGGCGGCCTATCGCGACACGATCATGGGCTGGGAGCCGATGAAGGAGTGGATCGCGGCGGCCAAGGCGGAGCCGGTCGAGATGCAGGAACTCGAGGTGGAATTCTGA
- a CDS encoding NCS1 family nucleobase:cation symporter-1: MDRGGQGGAGRDAGTRGGILTAGGAGAGGAPDLWNPDLAPTGPEQRTWAWYHFAALWVGMVVAVPSWMLASGLIEQGMSAGQATLTVLLGNVVLLVPLTLIGHAGARYGVPFAVLARASFGTKGARVPAVARALVACGWYGIQTWIGGEALLTLLGIFLGRDLAGAPLPLLGIGAGQFAAFLAFWLLQLFFVRKGLTTIRRLETWTAPIKILVCLALVWWAVSRAGGLGPIFSAPSAFAPGGAKAGQFWVVFWPTLTAMVGFWGTLALNIPDFTRFARSQRDQMLGQAMGLPPTMGLIALASVITTSATVVIYGQAIWDPVKLAGTLSGPFVLLGLIVISVDTISCNIAANLVCSAYDFSSLAPSRISYRTGGLISALIGVLMMPWKLLATTGGFIFVWLTGYSALLGPIAGILIADYWIVRRGVIEVEALYREEGAYRYRGGWNPAGLIALAAGVLPNLPGFLATAFPGAGGGIGAFWTGLYAYAWFVGLGVAMLVYVGLMAGAGAFLETRPPSAIFVDRRP, encoded by the coding sequence GTGGATCGCGGCGGCCAAGGCGGAGCCGGTCGAGATGCAGGAACTCGAGGTGGAATTCTGACCGCCGGGGGTGCCGGAGCGGGCGGAGCGCCCGATCTCTGGAATCCCGATCTCGCGCCGACGGGCCCCGAGCAGCGGACCTGGGCCTGGTATCATTTCGCCGCGCTCTGGGTGGGCATGGTCGTCGCCGTGCCGAGCTGGATGCTCGCCTCCGGCCTGATCGAGCAGGGCATGTCGGCGGGCCAGGCGACGCTCACCGTGCTGCTCGGCAATGTCGTCCTGCTCGTGCCGCTCACGTTGATCGGCCATGCCGGTGCGCGCTACGGCGTGCCCTTCGCGGTGCTGGCGCGCGCCTCGTTCGGCACGAAGGGCGCGCGCGTGCCCGCCGTCGCCCGCGCTCTGGTCGCCTGCGGCTGGTATGGCATCCAGACGTGGATCGGCGGCGAGGCGTTGCTCACCCTGCTCGGCATCTTCCTCGGCCGCGATCTGGCGGGGGCGCCGCTGCCGTTGCTGGGGATCGGCGCGGGGCAGTTCGCCGCCTTCCTCGCTTTCTGGCTCCTCCAGCTCTTCTTCGTCCGCAAGGGGCTGACGACGATCCGGCGGCTGGAGACATGGACCGCGCCGATCAAGATCCTCGTCTGCCTCGCGCTCGTCTGGTGGGCGGTGTCCCGCGCGGGCGGCCTGGGCCCGATCTTCTCGGCACCCTCGGCCTTCGCGCCCGGCGGCGCCAAGGCGGGGCAATTCTGGGTGGTGTTCTGGCCGACGCTGACGGCGATGGTCGGCTTCTGGGGGACGCTGGCGCTCAACATCCCCGATTTCACCCGCTTCGCACGCAGCCAGCGCGATCAGATGCTGGGGCAGGCGATGGGCCTGCCTCCGACAATGGGGCTGATCGCGCTGGCCAGCGTCATCACCACCTCCGCCACCGTCGTCATCTACGGGCAGGCGATCTGGGATCCGGTGAAGCTGGCGGGTACGCTCTCGGGCCCGTTCGTGCTGCTCGGCCTGATCGTGATCAGCGTGGATACGATCAGCTGCAACATCGCCGCGAACCTCGTCTGCTCGGCCTATGATTTCTCGTCGCTGGCGCCGTCGCGCATCTCCTATCGCACGGGCGGGCTGATCAGCGCGCTGATCGGCGTGCTGATGATGCCGTGGAAATTGCTGGCCACCACGGGCGGCTTCATCTTCGTCTGGCTGACCGGATACAGCGCATTGCTGGGGCCGATCGCGGGCATCCTGATCGCCGATTACTGGATCGTGCGGCGGGGCGTGATCGAGGTGGAGGCGCTCTACCGCGAGGAGGGCGCCTATCGCTATCGCGGCGGCTGGAACCCGGCCGGCCTGATCGCGCTGGCGGCGGGCGTGCTGCCGAACCTGCCCGGCTTCCTCGCCACGGCCTTTCCGGGCGCAGGCGGCGGGATCGGGGCCTTCTGGACCGGCCTCTATGCCTATGCGTGGTTCGTGGGCCTGGGCGTGGCGATGCTCGTTTATGTCGGGCTGATGGCGGGGGCGGGCGCCTTCTTGGAAACACGGCCTCCGTCGGCTATATTCGTCGATAGGAGGCCATGA
- the rplJ gene encoding 50S ribosomal protein L10: MDRAQKSEQVAALNQVLSETSVVVVTRNLGMTVAQSTALRVKMRAAGASYKVTKNRLARIAAEGTPYTSLSDMLTGPTALSTSVDPVAAAKVVVDFAKTNDKLEIVGGAMGTTVLDVNGVKALAELPSLDELRAKIIGLVQAPAQKIASVLQAPAGQLARVFGAYAAKEDA; encoded by the coding sequence ATGGATCGTGCTCAGAAGTCCGAGCAGGTTGCAGCGCTGAACCAGGTCTTGAGCGAAACGTCCGTCGTGGTCGTGACGCGCAACCTCGGGATGACCGTCGCCCAGTCGACGGCTCTCCGGGTCAAGATGCGGGCAGCGGGCGCCAGCTACAAGGTGACCAAGAACCGCCTTGCCCGCATTGCCGCCGAAGGCACGCCCTACACCTCGCTCAGCGACATGCTGACGGGGCCGACGGCGCTGTCCACCTCGGTGGATCCGGTCGCAGCCGCCAAGGTTGTCGTCGATTTCGCGAAGACCAACGACAAGTTGGAAATCGTCGGCGGCGCCATGGGGACGACCGTCCTGGACGTGAACGGGGTGAAGGCGCTCGCAGAGCTGCCCAGTCTCGACGAGCTGCGCGCCAAGATCATCGGTCTGGTGCAGGCTCCGGCGCAGAAGATCGCCTCGGTGCTTCAGGCGCCGGCCGGTCAGCTCGCCCGCGTGTTCGGGGCCTATGCGGCCAAGGAAGACGCATAA
- the rplL gene encoding 50S ribosomal protein L7/L12, which produces MADLAKIVEDLSALTVLEAAELSKLLEEKWGVSAAAAVAVAAPAGGGAGAPAAEEKTEFDVILTGDGGKKINVIKEVRAITGLGLTEAKTLVESAPKAVKEGVSKDEAEKLKKQLEEAGATVELK; this is translated from the coding sequence ATGGCAGACCTCGCAAAGATCGTTGAAGACCTGTCCGCGCTGACCGTCCTCGAAGCCGCTGAGCTTTCGAAGCTTCTCGAAGAGAAGTGGGGCGTTTCGGCTGCCGCCGCTGTTGCGGTTGCCGCTCCCGCCGGTGGCGGCGCCGGTGCTCCGGCCGCCGAAGAGAAGACCGAGTTCGACGTGATCCTCACCGGCGACGGTGGCAAGAAGATCAACGTCATCAAGGAAGTCCGCGCCATCACCGGCCTGGGCCTGACGGAAGCCAAGACGCTCGTCGAGAGCGCTCCGAAGGCCGTCAAGGAAGGCGTGAGCAAGGACGAGGCCGAGAAGCTGAAGAAGCAGCTCGAGGAAGCCGGCGCGACCGTCGAGCTGAAGTAA
- a CDS encoding DUF6683 family protein — MSYRSILQARILMPAAGTILLGLAWPAGPACAQMIQPSLYLGPQISFQAHVAAQNAGRAAADRGAEGAADAPAAVDRAVLLYRPDPARRRANLAGFVKRLRAIDPQGAANVEAILAQGDIIERARPTLAAHGLDTNDIGDAYAAYWISACQAARGDTATPDRTTIAAVKAQAAETIGMKPEFRMAGDATKQEIAETLWLQTMLLDGAVEGAQGKPDQLRVLHEAAVLGARKVGLDLNRMTLGPQGFVPVQ; from the coding sequence ATGTCGTATCGGTCGATCCTGCAGGCGCGCATCCTGATGCCGGCCGCTGGAACCATCCTGCTCGGTCTGGCGTGGCCTGCGGGGCCCGCCTGCGCCCAGATGATCCAACCCTCGCTTTATCTGGGGCCGCAAATCTCCTTCCAGGCGCATGTCGCCGCGCAGAATGCCGGCCGCGCGGCGGCGGATCGCGGAGCGGAGGGCGCCGCTGATGCTCCGGCGGCGGTGGATCGGGCCGTCCTGCTCTACCGGCCGGATCCCGCCCGCCGCCGCGCCAATCTCGCGGGCTTCGTGAAGCGGCTGCGCGCGATCGATCCGCAAGGTGCGGCCAATGTCGAGGCGATCCTGGCGCAGGGCGATATCATCGAGCGGGCTCGCCCGACGCTCGCCGCGCATGGCCTCGACACCAACGATATTGGCGATGCCTATGCCGCCTACTGGATTTCGGCTTGCCAGGCCGCGCGCGGCGATACCGCCACGCCCGACCGGACGACGATCGCGGCCGTGAAGGCGCAGGCGGCCGAGACGATCGGCATGAAGCCCGAATTCCGGATGGCGGGGGACGCGACCAAACAGGAGATCGCCGAGACGCTGTGGCTGCAGACGATGCTGCTGGATGGCGCGGTGGAAGGCGCGCAGGGCAAGCCGGACCAGCTGCGCGTGCTGCATGAAGCGGCGGTGCTGGGCGCGCGCAAGGTGGGGCTGGATCTGAACCGGATGACGCTCGGCCCACAGGGCTTCGTCCCGGTGCAATAA
- a CDS encoding HAD hydrolase-like protein: MPYDLAIFDFDGTLADSADWFFGSLNDAARRFGFRITTSDERETLRHCDSREILRRLDVPMWKLPLIARHMRTRAAEDIEAIRLFDGIEEALVALHARGTQLAIVSSNAEANVRHVLGAALAARIGFFGCGSSLFGKAAKLEKAIGNAAVTAARTICIGDEIRDIEAARSIGAATGAVLWGYAAPAALRARRPDIVIERVGDLAGL; the protein is encoded by the coding sequence ATGCCGTATGACCTGGCCATCTTCGATTTCGACGGCACGCTGGCCGACAGCGCCGACTGGTTCTTCGGATCGCTGAACGACGCCGCCCGGCGCTTCGGTTTCCGCATCACGACGTCGGACGAGCGCGAGACGCTGCGTCATTGCGACAGCCGCGAGATCCTGCGGCGGCTCGATGTGCCGATGTGGAAGCTGCCCCTGATCGCCCGCCATATGCGCACGCGCGCGGCGGAGGACATCGAGGCGATCCGGCTGTTCGACGGAATCGAAGAGGCGCTGGTGGCGCTGCACGCGCGCGGCACGCAGCTGGCGATCGTCAGCTCCAATGCGGAGGCCAATGTGCGCCACGTGCTGGGAGCGGCCCTCGCGGCGCGGATCGGCTTCTTCGGCTGCGGCTCCTCGCTGTTCGGCAAGGCGGCCAAGCTGGAGAAGGCCATCGGGAACGCCGCAGTCACAGCGGCTCGCACTATCTGCATCGGCGACGAGATACGCGACATCGAAGCGGCGCGATCGATCGGCGCGGCGACGGGCGCGGTGCTGTGGGGCTATGCGGCACCCGCAGCTCTGCGCGCGCGCCGCCCCGATATCGTGATCGAGCGGGTGGGCGATCTGGCCGGGCTCTAG
- the purD gene encoding phosphoribosylamine--glycine ligase, with translation MKVLLIGSGGREHALAWKLAQSPRLTKLYAAPGNPGIAACAELVDLDPTHIEAIVAFARDENVGLVVVGPEQPLVEGLADRLREDGVLVFGPNKAAAQLEGSKGFTKDLCARAGIPTAAYARFSNLPSAQAGLAGFGLPVVIKADGLAAGKGVVIAQTEAEAQAALRDMFGGSFGGAGAEVVIEEFLEGEEASFFALTDGRAAIPFGSAQDHKRVGEGDTGPNTGGMGAYSPAPVLTPALQAQVMREIILPTVRTMANAGMPYSGVLYAGLMLTADGPKLIEYNARFGDPETQVLMPRFEGDLIELMLAVAEERLANIPVPHLSPRVALTVVMAARGYPGTPEKGGDISGIKMAETDGAIVFHAGTALRDDQLVAQGGRVLAVTGTGASVAEAQAAAYAAIDRITFPSGFCRRDIGWREVAREKAQR, from the coding sequence ATGAAAGTCCTGCTTATCGGTTCGGGGGGACGCGAACATGCGCTCGCCTGGAAGCTCGCGCAATCGCCGCGCCTGACTAAACTCTATGCCGCGCCGGGCAATCCCGGAATCGCTGCCTGCGCCGAGCTGGTCGATCTCGATCCCACGCATATCGAGGCGATCGTCGCCTTCGCGCGCGACGAGAATGTCGGCCTCGTCGTGGTCGGCCCCGAACAGCCGCTGGTGGAAGGGCTCGCCGATCGGCTGCGCGAGGATGGCGTGCTGGTGTTCGGGCCGAACAAGGCCGCCGCGCAACTCGAGGGCTCGAAGGGCTTCACCAAGGATCTGTGCGCGCGCGCCGGCATCCCCACCGCCGCTTATGCGCGCTTCTCCAACCTGCCCTCGGCGCAGGCGGGGCTCGCGGGCTTCGGCCTGCCGGTGGTCATCAAGGCGGACGGGCTCGCCGCCGGCAAGGGCGTGGTGATCGCGCAGACCGAGGCGGAGGCGCAGGCGGCTTTGCGCGACATGTTCGGCGGCAGCTTCGGCGGTGCCGGCGCCGAAGTGGTGATCGAGGAATTTCTGGAGGGCGAAGAAGCGAGCTTCTTCGCCCTGACCGACGGCCGTGCCGCCATCCCGTTCGGATCGGCCCAGGATCACAAGCGCGTCGGCGAGGGCGATACCGGCCCCAATACGGGCGGCATGGGCGCCTATAGCCCCGCCCCCGTGCTGACGCCCGCGCTGCAGGCGCAGGTGATGCGCGAGATCATCCTGCCCACCGTCCGCACGATGGCCAATGCCGGCATGCCCTATTCGGGCGTGCTCTATGCGGGCCTGATGCTGACGGCCGACGGCCCCAAGCTGATCGAATACAATGCCCGCTTCGGTGATCCGGAGACGCAGGTGCTGATGCCCCGCTTCGAGGGCGACCTGATCGAACTGATGCTGGCCGTGGCCGAAGAGAGGCTTGCCAATATCCCCGTACCCCATTTGTCGCCGCGCGTGGCGCTGACGGTGGTGATGGCGGCGCGCGGCTATCCCGGCACGCCCGAAAAAGGCGGCGACATCAGCGGGATCAAGATGGCCGAAACGGACGGCGCCATCGTGTTCCATGCGGGCACGGCGCTGCGCGACGACCAGCTCGTCGCCCAGGGCGGGCGCGTGCTGGCGGTGACGGGCACGGGCGCGTCGGTGGCCGAGGCGCAGGCCGCCGCTTATGCCGCGATCGACCGGATCACCTTCCCGTCGGGCTTCTGCCGCCGCGACATCGGCTGGCGCGAGGTGGCGCGGGAGAAGGCGCAGCGCTGA
- the xseA gene encoding exodeoxyribonuclease VII large subunit, which yields MTIPDENGRLLAEEAAGDNAPALSVSELSGALKRSVEDTFSHVRVRGEISGYKRVASGHSYLTLKDDRANLDGVMWKGTPVAFRPEDGAEVIVTGRLTTYPGRSRYQIVIERMELAGQGALMALLDQRRRALAAEGLFDQERKRRLPFMPRTIGVVTSPTGAVIRDILHRLRDRCPSHVLVWPVLVQGEGAAAQVAAAVRGFARMATPPDLIIVARGGGSIEDLWAFNEEIVVRAVAESPIPTISAVGHETDTTLCDFAADVRAPTPTAAAEMAVPVKAELDEAVQKMWLRAGRCVRRYRQLGEERLAVVARRLPQPERLLAPQRQRLDDAGDRLPRALSGRLAEARRELADAAGALRPALLEARVTRGRERLAGLRLRPALVTARIEADRVRLSQTWRLIEQLNPERVLSRGYAWVEDRDGGVVTTGAGVRAAGAVTLVFAGQDRVDVQVEGGGVTAPRPARPAKPGKGPDQPTLL from the coding sequence ATGACGATCCCCGATGAGAACGGCCGGCTGCTAGCCGAGGAAGCCGCAGGGGACAACGCGCCTGCGCTCTCCGTGTCCGAACTTTCGGGCGCATTGAAGCGATCGGTGGAGGACACGTTCTCCCATGTGCGCGTGCGCGGCGAGATTTCGGGCTATAAGCGCGTCGCCTCCGGCCATTCCTATCTGACGCTGAAGGATGATCGCGCCAATCTGGATGGCGTGATGTGGAAGGGCACGCCCGTCGCCTTCCGGCCGGAGGACGGGGCCGAGGTGATCGTGACCGGGCGGCTCACCACCTATCCGGGGCGCTCGCGCTACCAGATCGTGATCGAGCGGATGGAACTGGCGGGGCAGGGCGCCTTGATGGCGCTGCTCGATCAGCGCCGCCGCGCGCTCGCGGCCGAGGGGCTGTTCGATCAGGAGCGCAAGCGGCGCCTGCCCTTCATGCCGCGCACGATCGGCGTGGTCACCTCGCCCACCGGCGCCGTGATCCGCGACATCCTTCACCGCCTGCGCGATCGCTGCCCCAGCCATGTGCTGGTGTGGCCGGTGCTAGTGCAGGGCGAGGGCGCGGCCGCGCAGGTGGCGGCGGCGGTGCGCGGCTTCGCGCGCATGGCGACGCCGCCGGACCTGATCATCGTCGCGCGCGGTGGCGGCTCGATCGAGGATCTGTGGGCGTTCAACGAGGAGATCGTGGTCCGCGCCGTGGCGGAATCCCCGATCCCGACCATCTCGGCCGTGGGGCATGAGACGGATACGACGCTGTGCGACTTCGCCGCCGACGTGCGCGCGCCGACGCCCACCGCCGCCGCCGAAATGGCCGTGCCGGTGAAGGCGGAGCTGGACGAGGCGGTGCAGAAGATGTGGCTGCGCGCGGGCCGCTGCGTGCGCCGCTATCGCCAGCTGGGCGAGGAGCGGCTGGCGGTGGTCGCGCGGCGCCTGCCCCAGCCGGAGCGCCTGCTCGCGCCCCAGCGCCAACGGCTGGACGATGCCGGCGATCGCCTGCCGCGCGCGCTCTCCGGCCGGCTGGCCGAGGCGCGGCGCGAACTGGCCGATGCGGCGGGCGCGCTGCGCCCCGCTTTGCTGGAGGCGCGGGTGACGCGCGGGCGGGAGAGGCTGGCGGGGCTGCGCCTGCGCCCGGCGCTCGTCACCGCGCGGATCGAGGCGGACCGCGTGCGCCTTTCGCAGACATGGCGGCTGATCGAGCAGCTCAATCCCGAGCGCGTCCTTTCGCGCGGCTATGCGTGGGTCGAGGATCGGGACGGGGGCGTGGTGACGACCGGGGCCGGCGTGCGCGCGGCGGGCGCGGTGACGCTCGTGTTCGCGGGGCAGGATCGGGTGGATGTGCAGGTGGAGGGTGGCGGCGTCACTGCGCCAAGACCCGCCCGCCCGGCCAAGCCCGGCAAGGGGCCGGATCAGCCGACCTTGCTGTAG
- a CDS encoding DUF2093 domain-containing protein has translation MLMAQGRPARLHYMANGFRVMAAGDHVVCAISGAKVPLDELRYWSVLRQEPYASCEMSTQAERKG, from the coding sequence ATGCTGATGGCGCAGGGGCGGCCCGCCCGGCTCCACTATATGGCGAACGGGTTTCGCGTGATGGCGGCGGGCGATCATGTCGTCTGCGCGATCTCCGGCGCGAAGGTACCGCTCGACGAACTGCGCTACTGGAGCGTGCTGCGGCAGGAGCCCTATGCCAGCTGCGAGATGTCCACGCAGGCGGAGCGCAAGGGTTGA
- a CDS encoding M23 family metallopeptidase: protein MRRTVASASLLLLLAGCATRPIAPGPATPPPPPGKPVAPPPPRIVGAALFALKGEMTQGTLLRGTAPAGTALLLLDGKPVRMAPDGSFIIGFNRDAPDHALLEARLQDGRLLQAPLTITKRAWDISNLSTLPMGTSPSPAFQKLRSGELAQIAAARALNADSDGWRQTFIYPTTGRISTLFGSQRIYKGGVEGAYHGGMDIARPTGTPALAPADGVVALATDHPFSLEGNLVMIDHGFGLMSAIMHLSRIDVKAGEHIRQGQVIGLVGATGRATGPHLHWGLTWQGARIDPLLVTGPMPGAAPAH, encoded by the coding sequence TTGAGGCGCACGGTCGCTTCGGCCTCGCTCCTTCTCCTGCTGGCGGGCTGCGCGACGCGGCCGATCGCCCCCGGCCCGGCCACGCCGCCCCCGCCTCCCGGCAAGCCCGTCGCCCCGCCGCCGCCGCGCATCGTCGGCGCAGCTTTGTTCGCGCTGAAGGGTGAGATGACGCAGGGCACTTTGCTGCGCGGCACGGCGCCCGCGGGCACGGCCCTGCTGCTGCTCGACGGCAAGCCCGTCCGCATGGCGCCGGACGGCAGCTTCATCATCGGCTTCAATCGCGACGCGCCCGATCATGCGCTGCTGGAGGCGCGGCTGCAGGACGGGCGCCTGCTGCAGGCCCCGCTCACGATCACGAAGCGCGCGTGGGACATTTCCAATCTCTCGACGCTGCCGATGGGCACCTCGCCCAGCCCCGCCTTCCAGAAGCTGCGGTCCGGCGAACTCGCGCAGATCGCGGCGGCGCGCGCGCTGAATGCGGACAGCGACGGCTGGCGCCAGACATTCATCTATCCCACCACCGGGCGGATCAGCACGCTCTTCGGATCGCAGCGCATCTACAAGGGCGGGGTGGAGGGGGCCTATCATGGCGGGATGGACATCGCCCGGCCGACCGGCACGCCCGCGCTGGCGCCGGCCGATGGCGTGGTGGCGCTGGCGACCGATCATCCGTTCAGCCTGGAAGGCAATCTGGTGATGATCGATCACGGCTTCGGCCTGATGAGCGCGATCATGCATCTGTCGCGTATCGACGTGAAAGCGGGCGAGCATATCCGCCAGGGTCAGGTGATCGGCCTTGTCGGCGCCACCGGCCGCGCGACGGGGCCGCATCTCCACTGGGGGCTGACATGGCAGGGTGCGCGGATCGATCCGCTGCTGGTGACCGGGCCGATGCCGGGTGCCGCACCGGCCCACTGA
- a CDS encoding GlsB/YeaQ/YmgE family stress response membrane protein has translation MGLILWLIIGGVVGWLASMVMRTDAQQGIVLNVVVGIVGAFIGGLIFTGGTINNAGLSLYTFLTSLVGAIILLAIVNLVRRGTVR, from the coding sequence ATGGGTCTTATTCTTTGGCTGATTATCGGCGGCGTCGTGGGCTGGCTCGCAAGCATGGTGATGCGCACGGACGCCCAGCAGGGCATCGTTCTTAATGTCGTGGTCGGCATCGTCGGCGCGTTCATCGGCGGCCTGATCTTCACGGGCGGCACGATCAACAATGCCGGCCTGTCGCTTTACACGTTCCTGACTTCGCTGGTGGGTGCGATCATCCTGCTCGCGATCGTCAATCTGGTCCGTCGCGGCACCGTCCGCTAA
- a CDS encoding DUF1153 domain-containing protein: MIENQKIRPAQVVGPLGEPLTLDSLPPPGTTRWVVRRKAEVVAAVDGGLLTFEEVCERYDLTMEEFAGWKRAVERSGMPGLRVTRIQHYKSLYERQQRF; the protein is encoded by the coding sequence ATGATCGAAAACCAGAAAATCAGGCCGGCGCAGGTCGTCGGGCCATTGGGGGAACCTTTGACCCTGGATTCGTTGCCCCCCCCCGGCACGACGCGCTGGGTCGTGCGCCGCAAGGCCGAGGTGGTGGCGGCCGTCGATGGCGGTCTGCTCACCTTCGAGGAGGTGTGCGAGCGCTACGACCTCACCATGGAGGAATTCGCCGGCTGGAAGCGCGCGGTGGAGCGCTCCGGCATGCCGGGCCTGCGCGTGACGCGCATCCAGCATTACAAGTCTCTCTACGAGCGCCAGCAGCGCTTCTGA
- the mnmA gene encoding tRNA 2-thiouridine(34) synthase MnmA has product MSQVDFQLPAGIARPRIVVAMSGGVDSSVVAALAARTGAETIGVTLQLYDHGAAVGRAGSCCAGRDIADARAVADKLGIAHYVIDRESSFRESVIDRFADDYIAGRTPIPCVRCNMGVKFTDLLGLARELGADCLATGHYVRRLIGGEGPELHRAIDPARDQSYFLFATTAAQLDFLRFPLGGLEKTEVRALAAELGLGVAGKPDSQDICFVPDGDYAGLVSRLRPEAETPGDIVDLAGRVIGRHRGITRYTVGQRRGIEIGGQSDPLYVIRIEAETRRLVVGPRSALAVASARLSDLNWIGGAIDPARPLLAKVRSLAKPTAATFDGAAVHFAAPEYGVAPGQAAVLYEGDRVLGGGWIEETEAAEPQREGAMAAA; this is encoded by the coding sequence ATGTCGCAGGTGGATTTCCAGCTTCCGGCGGGCATCGCCCGGCCGCGTATCGTCGTCGCCATGTCGGGCGGGGTCGACAGTTCGGTGGTGGCCGCGCTCGCCGCGCGCACGGGCGCCGAAACGATCGGCGTCACGCTCCAGCTTTACGATCATGGCGCCGCCGTGGGCCGCGCGGGCAGCTGCTGCGCGGGGCGCGACATTGCCGATGCGCGCGCTGTGGCCGACAAGCTCGGCATCGCGCATTATGTGATCGATCGCGAGAGCAGCTTCCGCGAAAGCGTGATCGATCGCTTCGCCGACGATTATATCGCGGGCCGCACGCCCATTCCCTGCGTCCGCTGCAACATGGGCGTGAAATTCACCGATCTGCTCGGCCTCGCGCGCGAGCTGGGCGCGGATTGCCTCGCCACCGGCCATTATGTGCGCCGGCTGATCGGGGGCGAGGGGCCGGAGCTGCACCGCGCGATCGATCCCGCGCGCGACCAGAGCTATTTCCTGTTCGCCACCACGGCGGCACAGCTCGATTTCCTGCGTTTTCCGCTCGGCGGGCTGGAAAAGACCGAGGTGCGCGCGCTCGCGGCCGAACTCGGTCTGGGGGTCGCGGGCAAGCCCGACAGTCAGGACATCTGTTTCGTGCCCGACGGCGATTATGCCGGGCTCGTCTCGCGCCTGCGCCCCGAGGCGGAGACTCCGGGCGACATCGTCGATCTGGCGGGCCGCGTGATCGGCCGTCATCGCGGGATCACGCGCTATACGGTCGGCCAGCGCCGGGGCATCGAGATCGGCGGGCAGAGCGATCCGCTCTACGTGATCCGGATCGAGGCCGAGACGCGGCGCCTGGTGGTCGGCCCGCGCAGCGCGCTCGCGGTGGCGTCGGCGCGCCTGTCCGATCTCAACTGGATCGGCGGCGCGATCGATCCGGCGCGGCCGCTCCTCGCCAAGGTCCGCTCGCTCGCCAAGCCCACCGCGGCGACCTTCGACGGCGCGGCGGTGCATTTCGCGGCGCCCGAATATGGCGTGGCGCCGGGGCAGGCGGCGGTGCTGTACGAGGGCGACCGCGTGCTGGGCGGCGGCTGGATCGAGGAAACCGAGGCGGCCGAGCCCCAGCGCGAAGGCGCGATGGCGGCGGCCTGA